The sequence AGTACAGCAAAGGAAAAGCTGTAGCCTAGAGAATTGTGTGCCCCCAAGAAAGATGGGTGGGGTGAGACAGGATGCTATTGTAGAGTTCTTTAGGCAGTCGGAAGTGCCTAAAGAAGAGATGACAAAAGAAAATTGCCCAGCAGCTGGCAGGACAGGAAACTtttgcctactttaaaaaaaaaagttttttaatgtttatttatttttgagagcgagagacagagcacaagtgggggaggggcagagagagagggagacatagaatctgaagcaggctccaggctctgagctgtcagcagagagcacgacgtggggcttgaactcacaagccaccatgacctgagtggaagtcggatacttaatcagttgagccacccaggtgccccttgcctaCTTTTGCTGAAGGTGAACAGAGTAGTAGGCTCTTAATAGCTGGGAAGagtaataatttaattatttcctaGAATTCACAGATTTCTGGGGAAAGATTTTTTggatagaatttcttttttcataagtGGCCtggaaaatggggggaaaataaagaatatccaacaacaaaaatattcagccttttattattttttatatacttcttCTGGGTAATCAGTTTGCACTTTTAAATACATGCTTTTTCAATAGACCTTTGCTCATAAAGAAAAGTAATTGTTTTTTACTGTGCTTTTGAGTGTTCAGAGTTTCAGAATTTACCAACTGTTAAGTGTGATTAGCCATTCAGATACCACACTGTGGCAGTTAAGACTAAATTCATTCATAAAAGAGATATCTCATATTTGAACAATGCCCCAAGATACTTTAAATCATTTAAAGCAGTTTTTCTTGGTAACTGTACAAGTCTAAATATAACTTGATATGCTAAGTAATTTTCAATGCCTTTTGGGATTTTTAACTGTTAAcagcagcactttttttttaacttctttttttaatgtttatttatttttgagagagagagagagagagagagagacaaagcatcagtgggggaggggcagagagagagggagacaagaatctgaagcaggctccaggctccgagctgtcagcacagagcccgatgcggggctcgaacccacagaccgcgagatcatgacctgagccaaagtcggatgctcaaccgactgagccacccaggcgctccaacaaGCAACACTTTGAAAATAGCTACTTGATATATGTCTTTATGATTCTTAGACTGTTAAATCTCACTAAATTGCTAATATTGAGAAAGCAAATGATTTCACTTCCCTTATTAGTTGTTCCTTAAATTCTGTAATTGGGTAAGGTCAGTGATTATTCTGGATTTCGGGAAAGTTTTGATCAGTACAAGTAGAACATCCAGGTAGCCTGATGcagtatttttatctttgttttttcagCGATTGTCTTCATGTTGTGGATCCCATGCCCGTGCGCGGGCCTGATGTAGAAGCATACTGTCTACGCTGTGAATGCAAGTACGAGGAAAGAAGCTCTGTTACgatcaaggtaaaaaaaaaaaaaaaaaaaaaaaaaaaaaaaaattcatcttttttgcTTCTGGAATAGTTCTTCATGGTATCTAGACAAGAAAATTTTGGACATCTGGATTCTATTTTAGTCACTCAAGTACtgttcttctctcccctcctcaccaCCCACGAACACTTTTCCTTCCTCACCCTCAATATCAACCCCAGAGAACAGTGGGcctgctctctgcccacctcATTGAGATACTTTGTGGGTTTATTAGGACACGTTACATAGGTGTGATATGAAATGGCACAAAAATGCCCTACGTGTATATCCCAAAACATATCCTGGCTTTTTTGTGGGCCATGTTTGCCAGAAGCTAGTAAAAGCACAGCATGACTAGGCcctcttcttcctgccttctcaacccttagggaaaaaaattgtataaatagACTACTTTGTTCTAGAAATAACACTTCTGGATTCtaagatttcctttctttatttcttataggAAATAGAATATAGGTCACTCTCCTCACCATTTGGACCTCTAATGAATTAAATTACTTTATTATGGTGGCTAACAGTTCTCCTCCCTAATTTTTTACATGGAACTTCCTATTCATTTTCCCTGAGAAAAGACTTCATGAAGAATCTGGGGTGGTCAGTGTAACAATTACAAAGATTTCTGTGGGAGAGTTTCTGTTCTAGCAGGATGCTATCCAGTAGAGAAATCCTCACTGtacgtttttatttttcaactaaaTTTTTGATGTGTAATTACACATGAGTGACCCTGAAAGTCACTCACTGTAAGTGTATAATTGaataaatttggggaaatttaaaacaattaaaaaaaatttttagatttagTGTTACAACattcccatcaccccaaaaagatcCCTCATGCCTATTTACAGTTAATCTTATTCCCACACCTTAGCCCTTGACAATCACTATTCTGCTTTGTGTCTCTACAgatctggatatttcatatgaatagaatcatacaatatgtggtcttctgtggctggtttctttcacttagtatgtttttaaggtttatccatgttcTAGCACGTTATcagtatttaattccttttttttactgAATAGCATTTTAGTATATGAGTATACCACactttcattatccattcattagttgatagacatttgagttatttccacattttgattattatgaataaataataaatatctgtcaTAAATATCTGTGCACATGtctttgtgtgaatatatgttttcCTCTCAGGTAGATTCCTTAGAGAGATaagtttattttaacttttaagagACTGCtggaatgttttccaaagtggttgtaccattttacattcccaccagcaatgtatgagggttcatGTTTTCCACATTCTTGCTAACATTTGGCACTGTCTATCTTTAATTATAGCCATTCCAGAGTCTGTACTTTTTGACAGCATACAAATTAAGATCTCAGGGAAATCACTGACCTGAAGTGTATTTTTGTATATCTAAATTGATCTAAAAGAGTATTCTGTTGAAATTCATCTGAATTACATTTTTTGTAAGGGTTCCTTTAAGTTGTCTTAACACAGTGCTGCTGAATCTAGGATACCATCTTCAGGTGAAAAAAGCAAACTGTGTGCTAGCAGCTTTGACAGATGATTATCAGTAGGTGAAGACGGAGTTTTGAAAACTTGCAAAAAGATCTCAAAGACAACATGCTTACTTTCCTCATTCTATTTAAATAATACTTTGGTGAAGAGTTGAGTTTGTTTATGTTGGAATCTGGTTTGTATAAGAATCCTATATGCTTTGCTGAAAAATCAGTCTTCACTGTGGTGTCATTATTACACAAAATTCTGATTTCTTGGCTTGAATAGAGATTAActcattttcaatttccttcaggTTACCATTATAATTTATCTCTCCATTTTGGGCCTTCTACTTCTGTACATGGTATATCTTACCCTTGTTGAGCCCATACTGAAGAGACGCCTGTTTGGACACTCACAATTGATACAGAGCGATGATGATGTTGGGGTAAGTACTTGGCTTGCCCTAGCTGTGAGGCCAGTCTCTGTCCTCATCTGATACAAAGAGCAAGTGAAAAATGGTCGCATATAGATGTTCATGTGCTGGAGCAGATGCTCAAATAGAGAAGCTAAGGACTGGTCTGATTGTAGTATATGTCTCTTCATGAGGAAATTGCTCTGTAAAGCCATCAATATGGTAGTTTAAACTTGGTGAGTGTGCTGCGCAAGGCTTTGCCCTTTAGTATCAAGGGCACAATCTTCATTGCCTTTCCCTGTTTACACTGAGAAAAGCTTCTGAGATAGATTTCTCCCCAAGCTCCTGCCTGAATACCTTTCCTGTCAGCATGACCAAATATATTAGAGGGCAGAGGCTTTAGTGAAGGGAAGCATGAAGACAATGTTCTTTTCTTAATGAGGTGCAGCTTGATAACCTGCtgatgttttatgtttctttttccctccttctaaaaaaaaaaatctttgaaggaaaataaaactatcattctcaattctcttcctgtcttcaaaacacatttatatttgtacatatacTTGGTATAATGTGTGTAAATTAGTTTGTGGTCTCCTTTTTATGTTAACATTACTTCATTCACAAATGTCTAGTAATGAACATACTCCACAGACTTGTTATTTATTCAGTATAACTTAGAGAATTATATTGTTTTGTTATTATCCTGTTTGGGcctctttccaaattttctactatttcattcttctatatgtacatattttccgaaattacttttattttggatTACTCTATTGGCCTATGTTCCTTAAAATGGGTAAAATTCAACAGTTTCAAGAGCCAATCCCAAAAGCTTAAGCCAGCGTGAGCCCTTGCCAACCATAGTCAGAAGTCCTTTTACTCTGGAATTGCTTGTGGACTTGTTGCTAAAAGATGGGAAGAGGATATCCTGACTAGATGGCTTGAGTTATAACTACAAACAGAGCCTACTTTTCAATGAATACATTATCATATGAATATCAATTATGAATACTTAACTGATTtgggcaagatttcatttatgttttgtcAAGAACTTTCATAGAAACAcctctgcctcttttttccttgcttccttaTTAATTCAACCAATACATAATGAGTAACTTTTCTGTATCAGGTCCTCTGCTAGGGACTAGGAATAAAGAGATGaatgaaacagagacagacacataaaagAAATGAGTAATTACAGTACGTttccaccttttatttttaaacatgtaacAAACgcctatttattttgtaagaattcaAGGCAGGGAGTGATAGGCTGGGAGAAAGGTCAAGACTGGAGATCTGATGTGGGCAAAAACTAGGCATACGGGGCTAACGGGACAAGAGAGCTAGAAGCACAGGAGCTTGTATACCAGAAGCATTAGACTCTCAAATACTGTTCCCATGTTACTTTTCATTCACATATGACAGATTTTCTCCACCTCaacagtattgacattttgggttggataattctttgttgtggggtaTTCTCCCGTCCATTGTAAGGTACTTAGCCGCGTCCTTGACCTCTGCCCCCTAGATGCCAGTGGCACCCTTTATCCCAATCATGATAATCAGAAATGTCCACGGATATTGGCAAATGTTCCTGGGGGGCAAAACACTCCCAGTTGGGAACTAACATGAAAATGTTATGTATTAAAGGCCACATAAACCATTTCATAATAGGCACCCAGATAGAAAGTCTGACTTAAAACTATATTCTTTGCAGTATAAAATATCTGGCTCCTGATTTTAGAAATAATGTAACACACATAGAACATACAAGAAGTGGATGCACAAATGCGTAGAAGAAAACATGTAGGAAAGTCATGTGATGGGTAGGGTAATGTGCTTAATAACCATTTTGTTCACCAGTGATTGATTCTGTGCATATGTTAACTGAAAACATGTTCTCTGAGATGTCTGGCTGACTCTTGGATATCTATTGACTTGAttctgggcagagagaaaggttttCTAACCTCCAGCTGTGAATTTATGGTAACAACTCTGTACAAAAAGAAGCTAAATTTAAATTCCTACAATTGTTGCTTATCTATCATGAGGGTTCTTTACTAtttatgtgcttttaaaaatgctttattaaattctgttaaattcttttattttttccatttttgttcacTGTAGAGCGTTTTAAATCAAGTGAGAATTAGTACAAATAGTTAAGAAGCTCACTGCAAGTAGTCACAATATTTATCGTATCATGTATCCATGACACATCATTGCTGTTATCAAAGCATTGCATTAAaacatgttttgtatttattgtaattttatcaGGTGTAAAAAGAACAAACATATAAAAGGGGTAAATCTCTATTTGCATTCTCCCAGCATCCATGACCATGAGCAGCTAGTTCAATCTTGTTCTGATAGGTGGAGAACAGACCAGAAGGATTAACTGGTTTGTTTAGTCCTTTAAATTTGTCCCTTAGAAAGGTTTTTCTCCCCCTACCTTGAAGGGTAGATAACAGGACTATGAAATTGAGAGCTGCTCTGCTTATAAAGTATATCCTTCTTCCCACTCTTATTTATGTCAAAACAAACCAATGGTAATACTATTTTATATACAAGTTCATTGAAGCACCATATTCCCATAGAGTCATTTTAATCTACTTGGACAAAATCAGTGTGTAGAGATGATGTAACACCAAGTCAAGGTTAGGTGAGGTAAGCCTTGTGTTCGCTTGTTAGATGACCTCGGGTCAGTGTATTTCAAGTAATCAAACAACTTCAGCCTTCCTCTTTCCTGAccttttttattaaatctttgaaacattttgaactttatggaatatgtttttattattttcatttgtaaggttaaaaattttttaaaggggcagGGGGCTTGCCGTTTGCCTTTGTTGTAACAAGCTGGTACCTAAAGTAAGTGAAAAGTTGAGGCGGTTTTggcagagaaggcagggaaaAAGATTCCTTATAGAAAACTCTTTGATGTATTTGAAATGTAGACATTGTGTAAGTGTCTTTCTATAAAAAGAAGACCAGGTGTTATAACTCCACATAGTGAAAGTTGTATATATAGTTAATGTGGTTATGGATAGCTTTCTATAGACGTGCTGACTCCCGCCCTGGATATATAATGGAGCTTTTGCAAACGTGCACAGCAaaacaatatttctttctttgaggCAAGGTTTAATGAGAGAGGTACAACTTGTGACTTGGATCCTATGTTGGAACATTTAGAAGCTTTGCTAACACAGGGTTCAGGAAGAAGATCAAggaaaaggcaaacaaaagcaatgaACTAGTATTGAATGCTTTTTGTCATTTAGGCAGCTGTGTTTATATCAAATCCATAGATAGATTAGCATAGTGGTTTCCTGTGTAATGACTACAAACATCAGTGGCATTGGTTTACTTTCACCAGGATAGCTTGGTTTTCTACACAGGTACCTGAGTAACCCTTCAGTAGCTTCTTTCCGAAAGCAGCAACTAACATGGAAGCCCCTGAGTGCCCAGGAGTGAAAGATTCAAGTACTTATCAAATAAAAAGGCTGAAGTAATAATTCCTACTGTCCTTGGTAATAGATGGTAATTGTGGCACTTGAGCTATGTCTCTTTTCCTTACAGACTCGGGGAGGGGGAATGAAAAGGATTTTGGAAACCAGTCCATTTAGTGTATGTGTTAAAGATGCAGGGAAATATTAAAACCAGCCAAGATAAGATCCTGTCAACTCCTCTCCCAAGGATGAATGTGGCCCCAAGCTGGCAAGTTAACAATTCTAATGTAATGGGAGTCAGGAAATTAAATGACAAGTCTTTCCTCTGCAAGATTAGCTATATAGTATTGAATAAAACAGGGAGAAGTCCTGCTTTTCATATCTGTAACAGGTAGCTATTAATGTGgaaattggattttctttctcctacttgTCAGGGAAAGCTTGTCTTTAACATAAATGACCACTGTCTGTCTTGGTCCCTGCTTCTTCTGGGAAATGTCTTTGGAAATGGTGACTCAAGGAAACATTTCACAAATACCTCCTCATCACTCATACTACTTGAACCACCTATTACTGTAGTTGAGTTCATCCTGCTTCTGGCACTTGGGTGCCTAGGAGTGCTTGGTCAAAGAGATGGTCTGTTGTTTGTAAAGTCCAGCTGCTCCTATTATCTCTGTGGCTGGATAATggcagttttgtgtgtgtgtgtgtgtgtgtgtgtgtttcacactAGCATGCCACCTCTGATGTTCTCCATTCCTGGACTTTTCAGGATCACCAGCCTTTTGCAAATGCCCACGATGTGCTAGCCCGCTCCCGCAGTCGAGCCAATGTGCTGAATAAGGTAGAGTATGCCCAGCAGCGCTGGAAGCTTCAAGTTCAAGAGCAGCGAAAATCCGTCTTTGACCGTCATGTTGTCCTCAGCTAATTGGAAATCATACTGCAGGTGATTAGAAAGAAATAAGGcagacaactgaaaaaaaattgactGAGTAttcctgggttttgttttaataCCCTGTTGATTTCACCAACTCTTGCTGGGAAATTCAGCATTGGAAACAAAAATgtgcttggtattttcttttcttgttaagGTATtaatacagacatttttaaaagcacacacCTCAAAGTCAACCAATAAACCTTTTTCCTATTTGTGACttttactaataaaaaataagtctGCCTGTAAATTATCTTGAAGTCCTTTACCTGGAACAAACACTGTCTTTTTCACCACACAGTTTTAACTTGGTTTTCAAGATAATTTTCAggtattgttgttttgttttgttctgttttgtttttctggcaggggcggggagggatgTGTGGGAAGTGGTTAGCTTAACTTTTCTCAAGTCACTTTACTAAACACACTTTTGTAAATAGACTTAACATTCTATTTTCAAGCTTCATTTATATTTTGCAGTGTAGCCAGCCTCATCAAAGCCCTGAATTACCCATTTGAATTTTGCACTGACTATATTATCTAGGTATCTGGTTCGCCTGTGGCTGCACTTCATGGTAAAATGGATCTGAAATACCTGGTGGCTCTTCATAAAATGCAGATTTTCCTCATGTACTGTGATGTCCGATGCAATGCATCCTAGGACAAACTAGCAATTTGCTAGTTTAATGACTAAACATAGTCTGGTGTGTGTGGTCTTTCTCATCTTCTTCTAGTATCTTTAAGAATGAATCCTAAGAACTTGGACACTTGCAATAAAGGAATTTTCTTTTACCCCAAGCCTCTCTGGATTGGTGACATACACACCTTTGTCAACATTTCCTGTCAGGTGGAGAGGCAGCTGTTTGAGCTCTAGTGTGTTCTGGGGTTCTGGGGGCCTCCTTCTGAAATGTGTAACAGTTATTGGATAACTGGCTTTTTTCTTTGGACATCCTCTTTGGaatgtaacaataaaaataatttttgaaacacTTACCAGTATATCTATGTCTCCTaacttttctctcctccttcatttgcTGCATAATACATTCAAAGATACAAAGACATTTGGTATCATGTTATGAGACTACTGTTTTATGAcagtttaattataaaatattggtactaaattgtgtgtgtgtggagaaaaagggagaatgagaaaatgtatgGGTATTTTGATGTGGCCCTGAAagtatacaaatattattttgacaaatagattaaaattcatgtaaaaaaaCACATGAAGGAGTGCTTGTTCTAAGAAATTCTTGGCAAAATgataattaaattacattaaattaataaggccaaggttttaggagctcttaATGGGTTTTTTGGCtagtcaaaaacattttttttgaaccTACGAACCTAATCTAAacttattgattttattgttaGTATTAAAAGATGTAAGTTCAactatgaccaagtggaatttatctcATGTATGCAAGTCTGATTGAACAttgaaaaatcaacaaatctATCACAGCAACAGGctaaagaaaaatgacatgatcctatcaatagatgcagaaaaagcatttgacacaattcaaaacccatttatgataaaaactcttggtaaactaggaatagaggagaAATCCTTCAACTTTATAAAGAACGTCTACagaaacctatagctaacatcatacttcatAGAATCCAGAAGATTTCCTATTAACCAGGGACAAGGCAAGGATACCATATCTTCTCATCACttccttttcaacatcatactgcaaattctagctaatgcaataacaagaaaagaaaagttctacggattgggaaggaagaaataaaacagcttAGATGATATGATTGCTtacaaaatccaaaagaattagcaaaacaaaacccccaaactcCTGGAACTAAGTGATCTATACAAAGGTTACAAGATAGAAGGTTAATATACACAGGTCAATTGCTTTCATATATACTATCTaaagtgaaattgaaaacaatacagaggcacctgggtggctcagttggttaagcggctgcctcttcatttcggctcaggtcatgatctcacggttcatgagaccaagccccacattgggctctatgcagacagcacggatcttgcttgggattctctcctttattctctctctgcccctcccctgctcctgttctctctctcgctctcaaaataaataaacataaaaaaatacaatatagttTACATTAgtaccccccaaaatgaaataggtataaatataacaaaatatgtacaaaatatacatgaggaaaaactacaaaactaatGAAAGAGATCGAAGAACTAAATAAGTGGAGAGATATTCCATATCCATGGATAGGACAACTCAATATTGATTGACAAGATGTCAGTTTTTCCtaatgatctatagattcaacacaatcccagcCAAAATCTCAGCAAAtaattttgtggatatcaacaaactgatccTCAAGCTTATATAAAGAGACAAAAGACCCAGAAAGCCAACACAATAttaatagaaaagaacaaagttgaaggactgaCATATCTGACTCTAAGACTTaatataaagctatagtaatcaagtcAGTGCCAGTATGGTATTGACCAAAGAATAGATACgaatagaacagagagcccagaaataggcCCACACAAATGTAGTTAACTAAtcttgacaaaggaacaaagacaatGCAATGGAGAAagcattttcaacaaatggtgctggaacaactatATCCACAtgcgaaaacaaaacaaacaaaaacactagatAACAGACCTGAGACCCttcaaaaaattaactgaaaatagatCATAGtgctaaatgtaaaacacaaaatttaaatgcctagaagataacataggagagaATCTAGATGACCTTTGGTTTGGTGATAACTTTTTAGACAAAACACTAACAGCGTGAATGGTGAAAGAAGTTGGAGttcgttaaaattaaaaacttgtgctctgtgaaagacactgtcaaaAGAACAAGATGagccagactgggagaaaatatttgcaaaagacatacaTTTCTAtgatccaaaatatacaaagaactcctaaaagTCAACAAGAAGATAAACAACCTGActtaaaaatgggccaaacacCGGAACggtacctcaccaaagaagatacactgATGgcaaataattatatgaaaagatgctccacgtcaTGTCATTAGGGACatacaaattaaagcaacaatgagatactactacacactATTGGAATGGCCAAAATGCGggacactgacaacaccaaatgctggtgtggatgtggagcaacaggaactctcattcattgctggtgggagctCAAAATTGtatggccactttggaaaacagtttggcagtttcttaacaaaactaaacatgcacttattatatgatccagtaatcacactccttggtatttgccTAAATAAGTTGAAATCTTAtcttcacacaaaaacctgcccaCGGATGgctatagcagctttattcataattagcAAAACTTGGatgcaaccaagatgtctttcagtaggttaatggataagtaaactgtgatacacccagacaatggaatattattcatcactaaaaagaaatgagttatcatGCCATAACAatacatggaggaaccttaaatgcatattactaagtgaaagaagccaatctgaaaaggctacatactgcatgattccaactatatgacattccgggaaaggcaaaactatggtggcagtaaaaaaatcagtggttgtcaggggagGGATGAAAAGGTGAAGCATAGAGGCTTTTTAGGGCactaaaactattctgtatgagaCTGTAATGGTGgatgcatgtcattatacatttgttaaaactcataaAATGTACACTAAGAGTGAACTGTtgggtaaactatggactttgagtgatgtgtcaatattggttcatcaattgtaacaaatatgtTACTGGGGCGGGATGTTGGCAGTGGGGAAGGATGTGCAAGTGCAGGGAATGGGTATATGGGATctttgtactttctgctcaattttgctgtgcaTCTAAAgttactctaaaaaataaagtctcaatAGAGGAAAATATAACAGGTATCTTAACAAAATGTATTAGGTTTATATTTAGGTTCATGTTTACCTCCCTGGTTATAGCCTTAATctctatttaaaagaatattgacCAACATTATGAGACTATTACTTAAAGATACTTTCCATAAATAATTCTGATAGAAAATCATATGAATCAGATGGCTGGGAGGCattctttttacaaaataatttgttataaGAGTCCAGTTTTGTAAGCAAACCTTTCTATTTAGTATTGTTATGTGTTGTCATATCTACATATTAAGTAGAAAAAATGGCTAAACCAGAACTAAGCAGTTCTGTTTAACTGTAAGCTACTTTGCATACAGTTACTAAATGATCACCTATAAATCAGGTTACGTCTGACACAGCCCAAAATACAGCATCTTAGCTACAAAACAGGTAAGagactcttttccagagtggcccaCAGAGGGAGAATAAGAATATGGCTTTTAAGAAAATTCCCAGGCACAGTTGGtaaatgatgaattttatcaaCTGATTATTCCATTGTCTTAAACTATCAAATAAGCCCATAAATTGAAAGATCCAGATTTTGCTGGTGATTAGATCTGGAGAAGTGGAAAGGGTTTGGTTTGGAAATCAGGAGACCTAGGTTCTGACCCCTGCTCTGCTATGAGCTCTGCAAGCTTAGCCAACTCACAACCTATGAGGGATTGGATAAGAGGATTTGTAAGATTCTTTCCATCCCTAAGATTCCATAAATCAATTATACGTGCAgttgtagcttttttttcttacaggctagatatttttaatatctttgaaaAGTTGAAGTTTTTATGCTCAGCAGAACTACCGGAATCTCTTAGGATTTTATCATTAAGACCTCATCATTTATTTCCCAGAAGACAGAAATCTGAGATTTTCCCAAGATAGGTGCATTTGTTAGCTGTGCATGTATCTGGAGCTGTGAAGCCCCAACACCAATAATCTgtgttgctttattttaaaaatttgtactcAATTTCTACAAATACTTCCATCCTCCAGTAGGTTTCTATCTTGACCCTCTTCTTTACTGCATTTATCATTGTATCACTCTGTTGTGTTGtgattaaattttattctttgagtAAAAGATAATCATATTTCAATGCTACTACATTGATTGGTGAACTTTTGGGAAatgcttagtaaaaaaaaaagcttctcaaCAGCGTGTCTACAGAGACACCAAGCTCTTTTTCTAAGAATTATGCATAGTCTAGTTAAAGCCTAGAAACTTTCAAGTACCTGTGGCATATGTAAATTACTCAGATTTCATCTGGGTCAAGGTTTAAGACATTAAAACTATCTGTCAGGGTAAAACCATACCTATAGAATTCTTGTGTGTAATTGGCTTTGCTGACATCTGCTTTACATTGTGATACTCTGTTGTGTCAGTTCTGGCTTATTAGCTATAGGCAGAAATAAGGCTCTGCTGTTCTCAGAAATGTAGAAATATAGACTCCATACCCACTGTGCCATTTTTGTAGCTTCTGCCATCCATGTTCTTTATCTCTTATCCTCTGGAATTCCTGCCTTGGGAATTTCCTAACTTTTCTCTcagcaactttttatttttgatagaatcTTGGCTAGTTTTTAATCTtcaagagatttttgttttatgttagtTATTTTAGGCCAATTTGGTCAGTAATTTGGAATCTTT is a genomic window of Acinonyx jubatus isolate Ajub_Pintada_27869175 chromosome D1, VMU_Ajub_asm_v1.0, whole genome shotgun sequence containing:
- the TMEM9B gene encoding transmembrane protein 9B, yielding MATLWGGFLRLGSLLSLSCLALSVLLLVQLSDAAKNFEDVRCKCICPPYKDNSGHIYNKNISQKDCDCLHVVDPMPVRGPDVEAYCLRCECKYEERSSVTIKVTIIIYLSILGLLLLYMVYLTLVEPILKRRLFGHSQLIQSDDDVGDHQPFANAHDVLARSRSRANVLNKVEYAQQRWKLQVQEQRKSVFDRHVVLS